In Amycolatopsis sp. EV170708-02-1, the following are encoded in one genomic region:
- a CDS encoding TetR/AcrR family transcriptional regulator, which translates to MAGRSWAGTTLDDRKAARRGQLVDAGLDLLGTQGSAGVSVRAVCRHAKLTERYFYESFADREELVVAVYEHIGEQARQALVDAVSDTAEPAERAKAAVRAFVELMLDDPRKGRVLLLAPITDPALTTRGIALLPSFAELVSGQLSHGDAAERQMTSIGLVGALSNVFIAYLDGSLKVSRERLIEHCVRLVLGADRQP; encoded by the coding sequence ATGGCCGGCCGCAGCTGGGCAGGCACGACCCTGGACGACCGCAAGGCCGCGCGGCGGGGACAACTCGTCGACGCGGGCCTCGACCTGCTCGGGACCCAGGGCAGCGCGGGGGTGAGCGTCCGCGCGGTGTGCCGTCACGCCAAGCTCACGGAGCGGTATTTCTACGAGAGCTTCGCCGACCGCGAGGAGCTGGTCGTCGCGGTCTACGAGCACATCGGCGAGCAGGCGCGGCAGGCTCTCGTCGACGCGGTCAGCGACACGGCCGAACCCGCCGAACGGGCGAAGGCCGCGGTCCGCGCCTTCGTCGAGTTGATGCTCGACGATCCGCGCAAAGGCCGCGTGCTCCTGCTCGCGCCGATCACCGATCCCGCGCTGACCACGCGCGGGATCGCGCTCCTCCCCTCGTTCGCCGAGCTGGTCAGCGGGCAGCTGTCCCACGGTGACGCGGCCGAGCGGCAGATGACGTCGATCGGGCTGGTGGGCGCGCTGAGCAACGTGTTCATCGCCTACCTCGACGGCTCGCTCAAGGTGAGCCGCGAGCGCCTGATCGAGCATTGCGTCCGCCTCGTGCTCGGCGCCGACCGTCAGCCCTGA
- the dmpG gene encoding 4-hydroxy-2-oxovalerate aldolase has protein sequence MSWDEVSREVRLVDTSLRDGSHAMAHQFTEKNVRDTVRALDDAGVSLIEVSHGDGLGGSTFNYGFSLVDERKLIEAAVDEARHAKIAVLLLPGLGTVGDLRVAADLGAGAVRIATHCTEADVSVQHFGAARELGLETVGFLMLSHMSTPEALAEQGRIMVDAGCQCVYVVDSAGALILEDAGDRVAALVAEFGDEAQVGYHGHQNLSFGVANSVLAYRAGARQIDGSLVALGAGAGNSPTEVLAATFERLGIRTGVDKDVLMDAAENVVKPYITRLPVMDRSSIVQGFAGVYSSFLLHAERAAERYDVPAHEILYRVGAAKYVGGQEDMIIDIALQLVAERGQG, from the coding sequence ATGAGCTGGGACGAAGTGAGCCGTGAGGTCCGGCTCGTCGACACGAGCCTCCGCGACGGCAGCCACGCGATGGCGCATCAGTTCACCGAGAAGAACGTGCGCGACACCGTCCGGGCGCTGGACGACGCCGGGGTCTCCCTGATCGAGGTCAGCCATGGCGACGGGCTCGGCGGCTCGACGTTCAACTACGGCTTTTCCCTTGTGGACGAACGGAAACTGATCGAGGCGGCGGTCGACGAGGCGCGGCACGCGAAGATCGCGGTACTGCTGCTGCCCGGCCTCGGCACGGTCGGCGATCTGCGCGTGGCGGCCGACCTCGGCGCGGGCGCCGTCCGGATCGCGACCCATTGCACCGAGGCCGACGTCTCCGTCCAGCATTTCGGCGCGGCACGGGAACTCGGGCTGGAGACCGTCGGTTTCCTGATGCTGTCCCACATGTCCACGCCCGAGGCGCTGGCGGAACAGGGCCGGATCATGGTCGACGCCGGGTGCCAATGCGTGTACGTCGTCGACTCCGCCGGGGCGCTGATCCTGGAGGACGCTGGCGACCGCGTCGCCGCGCTGGTGGCGGAGTTCGGCGACGAGGCGCAGGTCGGTTACCACGGGCACCAGAACCTGAGCTTCGGCGTCGCGAACTCGGTGCTCGCCTACCGGGCGGGCGCGCGGCAGATCGACGGTTCGCTCGTGGCGCTCGGCGCGGGCGCGGGCAACTCGCCGACCGAGGTCCTCGCGGCGACGTTCGAGCGGCTCGGGATCCGCACCGGCGTCGACAAGGACGTGCTGATGGACGCGGCCGAGAACGTCGTGAAGCCCTACATCACCCGGCTGCCGGTGATGGACCGGTCGTCGATCGTGCAGGGATTCGCCGGGGTGTACTCGAGTTTCCTCCTGCACGCCGAACGCGCGGCGGAACGCTACGACGTCCCGGCGCACGAAATCCTCTACCGCGTCGGCGCCGCGAAGTACGTGGGCGGACAGGAGGACATGATCATCGACATCGCCCTGCAACTGGTCGCCGAACGCGGTCAGGGCTGA